The Deltaproteobacteria bacterium genomic interval TGCCTTGTGAGCCTACAGCGGCGCGGAGATTTGAAAACACCGGTAAATGGTTCTCGCATTGCAGCGGCCATTAGGTCCTTTCTCAATGTCCAAAGACGACTGGATCTTTTGGCAAGCGCGGCCGGTATTGATGTTTACGAGGACTTCGCCCATCACCCAACCGCCGTGCGGCTTGTCATTGAGGGTTTCAAGGCGGTCTATCCACAAAAGCGATTAATGATTGCGTTTGAGCCCCGCAGTGCTAGCCAGAGACGCAATGTGTTTCAAAAAGCGTTTGCAGAGGCCCTCAGTCTTGCCGATCGCGTATACATCGGAGAATGTATACAGGACCAGCGTATACCGCCTGAGCAGCGCATGAACACATCCCAGCTCCAACAGTCGATCGGAACTAAGGCGGTATGCTTCCCAACTAATCTCGAATTGGAGAAGTCCTTACTGGCCGACCTAACACCCGGCGATGCCGTTATTTTCATGTCGAGTGGTAGTTTTTCCGGTGTGCAGCACCGCTTAGCAGCCCACTTGCACCAAAATCAGAAAAATGGGAGCTTGCATTTCTAATAAGTTAAGAGCACAGTTCTAACTTAGTCGAGTACGCTGACTTTCCGAAGTTTTTCCAAACGACGGAAGCCCGCAGTAACCACTTAAAATCCATAAGGAATCGGTTTTAGGAGAGGACCAAATGCTGTTGAAGAAAACGAAACATGCTCTTGCTGTCGCCACGCTGGTGCTCGGGTTTGGCTCATTCGGCTGTACCGACGACGAGGCTAAGCCTGAGGAACCTGTCCAGCCCGCCGCCCAAGCGGAAGTGGCGAAACCGGAACCAACCGCCCCTGTAGAGTCGTTTGCACCGAAGACCATCTACTTTGCATTTGACGATTACAGCCTAAATGGTGACGCTCAAAGCAACCTACAAGGGCTAGCTGAACACTTGAAAAAAGCTCAAACGGCTGTGGTTCAAATTGAGGGGCACTGCGACGAGCGTGGCTCGGTTGAGTACAACCTTGCACTCGGCGAACGCCGCGCGCAATCTGTAAAGAACTACCTGGTGCAATTGGGCGTCGAAGGTGGCCGCCTGTCTACGATCAGCTACGGCGAGGAGAAGCCCGCCTCTGACGGACATGACGAGGCTGCTTGGGCGAAAAATCGTCGCGCTGAGTTCACGCTAACTAATCAGTAAGCGTATTGACGATCACATTTGTCAAAATGCGATCCTGAAAGAACCGGCTCAGCCCGATCATGTGGCTAGCCGGTTTTTTTAATGCGCACCAATATTGAGCTGACATCGTCTTGCAATTTGTCCATTATAAGACTATTCTTGTTGTTTTATCGCCAAGTTGTCGACCCCCATTGGGTCGCATTGATATGAAAGTCTAGGCTCGCCTATAGGGCCTGCGAAAGGAGAGTTTCCGTGGACGTTGCCATCGGGATTTTGGTGGCTGTCGTCGGCGTCGTATTTGGTCTGCTTGGAGTTGGGGTGTTCCTCAACAAAAAGCAACTAGCTGTGGTCTTCAAAAAGGCCGAGGACGAAGCCAAACAGCTACGGGAAGAGGCCCGCAAAGAAGCCGATCAAATTGTAAAGCAAGCTCTGAGGGAAGCCAAAGATGAGGCGCGCAGTCGACGTCATCAATTTGAGGAAGAGCACAAGAATCGCCGTAGCGAAATCAGCAAGCTAGAGAACAAAATCAAGCAACGAGAGCAGCAACTAGAGAAAAAGCTCCAGCTTGTTGAAAAGCGAGAAACCGACCTTTCAACTGCAGAACAGGAGCTGTCAAAAGAAGAGCAGAAATTTCATAGAATGAACGCTGAATGCTCGACCACTCTGGAGCACGCTCGCAAGACCCTGCAAAATATTGCTAAGATGTCAGCGGAGGAGGCAAAGCGCGAGCTCATTCGTACTCTTGAGGACGACGCCCGTCGTGAGGCTAAAGATCGTCTGCGCGCCATTGAGGAACAGACACGCAAAGAAGCCGAGGAACGGGCTCGTGCCGTTGTAAGCTTAGCCGTACAGCGGGTGGCAGGCGAATTTGTCAGTGACTCAACTATTTCTGTTGTCGCCTTGCCGAGTGACGATATGAAGGGTCGGATTATCGGACGCGAGGGTCGTAACATTCGGGCTCTCGAACAAGCGACAGGTGTAGATCTCATCATCGACGATACACCAGAGGCCGTGATCCTCTCTTGCTTCAATCCAATTCGCAGAGAAATCGCCAAGATTTCCTTAGAACGTTTGGTTGCAGACGGCAGAATTCACCCCGCCAGGATTGAAGAGACTGCAAAGAGGGTCACCAATGAATTCGAGCAGATCATACGTGAAGCGGGTGAGCAGGCTGCATTTGATGTTGGCATCACTGACTTGCACCCTGAGCTCATACGTCATTTGGGCCGCCTGAAGTTTCGCGCTGTCGGCGTGCAAACTGTGCTTCAGCATGCCGTCGAAACCGCACAGCTTTGCGGCATTATGGCCTCTGAGATGGGCCTCAATGTAAAGCGAGCCAAACGCTGTGGATTGCTCCATGACATAGGAAAGGCGGTCGATCAGGATACGGAAGGTCACCACTCTCAAATCGGCGCCGAGATCTGTGCCAAATTCGACGAGTCAGAAGTCGTTGTTAATGCCATACGTCTGCATCACGAAGACGACATCAACCAAGCTAGCCCTTATGCTGTCGTACTTCACACTGCCAATGTTCTATCATCAAAACGCCCAGGCGCGAGACGTGAGGTAATGGAAACCTATCTGACACGCCTCACGGACATGGAGAAAC includes:
- the pal gene encoding peptidoglycan-associated lipoprotein Pal, coding for MLLKKTKHALAVATLVLGFGSFGCTDDEAKPEEPVQPAAQAEVAKPEPTAPVESFAPKTIYFAFDDYSLNGDAQSNLQGLAEHLKKAQTAVVQIEGHCDERGSVEYNLALGERRAQSVKNYLVQLGVEGGRLSTISYGEEKPASDGHDEAAWAKNRRAEFTLTNQ
- the rny gene encoding ribonuclease Y, with protein sequence MDVAIGILVAVVGVVFGLLGVGVFLNKKQLAVVFKKAEDEAKQLREEARKEADQIVKQALREAKDEARSRRHQFEEEHKNRRSEISKLENKIKQREQQLEKKLQLVEKRETDLSTAEQELSKEEQKFHRMNAECSTTLEHARKTLQNIAKMSAEEAKRELIRTLEDDARREAKDRLRAIEEQTRKEAEERARAVVSLAVQRVAGEFVSDSTISVVALPSDDMKGRIIGREGRNIRALEQATGVDLIIDDTPEAVILSCFNPIRREIAKISLERLVADGRIHPARIEETAKRVTNEFEQIIREAGEQAAFDVGITDLHPELIRHLGRLKFRAVGVQTVLQHAVETAQLCGIMASEMGLNVKRAKRCGLLHDIGKAVDQDTEGHHSQIGAEICAKFDESEVVVNAIRLHHEDDINQASPYAVVLHTANVLSSKRPGARREVMETYLTRLTDMEKLVKDFAGIEDAYVMQAGNEVRAMVTPTGVSDHDCVDLANEIASKLRQEITFPGQVRVTVVRESRVADFAK